In one Chelmon rostratus isolate fCheRos1 chromosome 7, fCheRos1.pri, whole genome shotgun sequence genomic region, the following are encoded:
- the zgc:162608 gene encoding uncharacterized protein zgc:162608: MHLKVVIFTLSFLTTSAYPLHRNSRQATWTDSIANQAHDKTELTKDVDAIYKSHIDSSGLYNQDNRSKNPVAEEVQRKLNMESERLRARLHQELAELRERLSPSPAHLSSTLASMRERLAPLTQQLQSSLSSNTQDLCGQLSLYLEGLETAEAQAKASPALYQEAFHWMSQTLEQSGSKVADIVSNFHTKTVGVIEHLKEISSSEEEAAKPEFWQEISSRLGQEVNSLSLEAQNRVAALKADLAAVLETAQPQKAELTASMERFCQNAALQSQVFQARIERLFQELEVQGASSLYPPFSSSSFIQPGGSLQEDFTVKLSALIQDILHSVQ; this comes from the exons ATGCATCTAAAAGTCGTGATCTTCACCCTGTCATTCTTGACAACTTCAG CATACCCACTCCACCGGAACAGCAGGCAGGCGACCTGGACTGATTCAATAGCCAACCAGGCTCATGATAAGACAGAACTCACAAAGGATGTGGA TGCGATTTACAAGAGCCACATAGACAGCAGCGGCCTTTACAACCAAGATAATCGCAGCAAAAACCCTGTTGCTGAAGAGGTGCAACGCAAACTCAACATGGAGTCAGAGCGTCTGCGTGCCCGTCTGCACCAAGAGCTGGCCGAGCTGCGGGAGAGGCTGTCCCCATCTCcggcccacctcagctccaccctgGCCAGCATGAGAGAGCGCCTGGCTCCTCTcacccagcagctccagagctcTCTCAGCAGCAACACCCAAGATCTGTGTGGCCAGCTGAGCCTCTATCTGGAGGGTCTGGAGACAGCAGAGGCCCAAGCTAAGGCCAGTCCAGCTCTCTACCAGGAAGCCTTCCACTGGATGAGCCAGACCCTGGAGCAGAGTGGCTCCAAGGTGGCCGACATCGTCAGCAACTTCCATACCAAAACTGTCGGGGTGATCGAACATCTGAAAGAGATTAGTAGTAGTGAGGAAGAGGCAGCCAAGCCAGAGTTCTGGCAGGAAATTAGCTCCAGGCTGGGACAGGAAGTGAATTCACTGAGTTTGGAGGCACAGAACAGGGTCGCGGCTCTCAAAGCAGACCTTGCTGCTGTGCTAGAAACTGCACAGCCTCAGAAGGCTGAACTGACAGCCAGTATGGAGCGGTTCTGCCAAAATGCAGCCCTGCAGAGCCAAGTGTTTCAGGCCCGAATAGAGAGGCTGTTCCAGGAGCTGGAGGTACAGGGAGCCTCCAGCCTGtatcctcctttttcttcctcctcattcaTACAGCCGGGAGGCTCTTTGCAGGAGGACTTCACAGTCAAACTCTCTGCTCTGATCCAAGACATTCTGCACTCAGTTCAGTGA
- the LOC121609199 gene encoding zona pellucida-like domain-containing protein 1: MTLYLCLPLLVVLLHPARCLYNCSSEYERTPDNSDLTVDCGARTITLEINLCTAQWAGFNTTDLALNGNHNTTECLGSVDTSVDPPVIRYQLPVNHSQDNPCRQSLQIVDEAPDPTGPFSSFSSIQSVIITGYIDTPRSDQGLISYSTDLYYHFSCRYPLEYLMNNTQIVASSVSVATSDNNGTFIDTLRMGVFNDTDYGYPLVVPSTGLELRTRIYVEVVAVNLTGNFHVLLDHCFSTPTAYNISHSEQHNFFIGCEVDQRTSVVSNGLSKVAQFNFEAFRFIQHRDQPKSSIYLHCILRLCEPSKCQELLSACNSRRKRSVTPFGKESTNSATLSVGPLYMAREDRPYSAAYSNDVAERDDVDVTGLVVGVVFGSAAAALLVLGGWFVLKKFYWAGGLPHAFN; this comes from the exons ATGACTCTGTAcctttgtctccctctgctggttgtgctgctgcatcCAGCTCGATGTCTCTACAACTGCTCATCCGAGTATGAGAGGACCCCAG acAATTCGGACCTGACAGTTGACTGCGGCGCCCGTACGATCACCCTGGAGATCAACCTGTGCACGGCTCAGTGGGCGGGCTTCAACACCACTGACCTGGCTCTGAACGGGAACCACAACACCACTGAGTGCCTGGGTTCTGTCGACACCAGTGTGGACCCTCCAGTCATCCGTTACCAGCTTCCTGTTAACCACAGTCAGGATAACCCCTGCCGCCAGTCTCTGCAG ATTGTGGATGAGGCCCCGGACCCCACTGGCCCCTTCAGCAGCTTCTCAAGTATCCAGTCAGTTATCATCACTGGGTACATCGACACACCCAGATCTGACCAGGGGCTGATCAGCTACTCGACAGACCTCTATTATCACTTCTCCTGCCGCTACCCGCTGGAGTACCTGATGAACAACACACAGATTGTAGC ctcCTCAGTTTCTGTGGCCACCAGTGATAATAATGGAACCTTCATTGATACACTGAGAATGGGTGTTTTTAAT GACACCGACTACGGCTATCCGTTAGTGGTACCGTCAACAGGACTTGAATTACGAACCAGGATCTATGTGGAGGTCGTGGCTGTTAACCTCACAGGAAA TTTCCATGTCCTGCTGGATCACTGCTTCAGTACTCCCACTGCTTACAACATATCGCACAGCGAGCAGCACAACTTCTTCATCGG CTGTGAAGTGGACCAAAGGACATCTGTGGTGAGCAACGGCCTTTCCAAGGTGGCCCAGTTTAACTTTGAGGCCTTCCGCTTCATTCAGCACCGTGACCAGCCAAAGTCCAGCATCTATCTGCACTGCATACTGAGACTCTGTGAGCCCAGCAAATGTCaagagctgctgtct gccTGTAATAGCAGAAGAAAAAGATCTGTGACTCCGTTTGGAAAAGAAAGCACCAATTCTGCCACTTTGTCAGTTGGACCCCTTTACATGGCCAGAGAAG ACAGGCCATATTCAGCTGCCTACA GCAATGACGTGGCAGAGAGGGACGATGTGGACGTGACGGGCctggtggtgggggtggtgtTCGGCTCGGCTGCCGCTGCCTTGCTGGTTCTGGGTGGCTGGTTCGTCCTGAAGAAGTTTTACTGGGCGGGAGGATTACCTCATGCCTTCAACTGA